Sequence from the Erythrolamprus reginae isolate rEryReg1 chromosome 2, rEryReg1.hap1, whole genome shotgun sequence genome:
CTCCGCACagacactcatgcccttatcacctcatggctagattattgcaacacactctacatgtgGCTATTCTACCCTAAAGAGCatttggagactacaattggtccagaatgcagctgcatgagtgattgtgggtgcacctagataCACTCACATCACACCAATCCTGGCTCCCTATTGATCTCcgggctcaattcaaggtgttggttattaccttttaaAGCGCTACATCGATCAAGGCCAGGTTATCTCTGAGACCTACCTCTACCTCAgttcccagcgaccagtaagattccacagagctggtctcctccgggtcccatcagctaaacagtgtcagctggtgggaagGGCCTTGTCTgtagctgccccggccctctggaaccaactaccccctgagacccacactgcccccactctattgaccttctggaaagcattgaagacaTGCTTGAGGCCGTTGACCTTGCAATTTTATGAGGTCCAGCCTTGAACGATTTGTATGTAtatgatttttaactgttttttttcttaatcttttattatgtttttaaatgtatttttaaaaaattcacaatATACAtgatatagtttatgcatggtatgtttgtgtgtatgtcttgctttttaaataagggttttttagatatttttaaatattacatttgttgcacattgtttttattattgctgtgagccgccctgagtttacggagaggggcggcatacaaatctaaataataataataataataataataataataataattttattattattattattatttatagaatattattattattattattattatcatcattattatcattattatcatcattattattattattattattattattattattattattattattattatatatcctgtagtaagccgcccagagtccttcgggagttgggcggcatagaaatacaataaataaataaatgacctagAACATATTTTAGACAGTATCAAAGATATGGGATGTTAAAAAAGTATCATACTGTGAGTAGACAATATCTAGAAATTATCTAGAAACCAGATCTGAAATAGGTCACCTTTTTCAGATCTGGTTTAGCTGCTCTGTATTCTTTCTTTTGTCCTTTATCCTCACACTTTTTCTGTGAAGCACATTTGGCTACATTTTTCAATATAGGAAACTTGTATTTTGGGTTATAAtgagataaaaaaaaaaaaaaagacgagAGTGACCCTGCCGTTTTTAACTAAGCATTAAGCTTTCATTGATCTTTTGCTACATATTGCAGAGGAGTCTTCATATTCTATTGTGGGCGTGGGTCACCATTTGGGGTGATTTATAATAATTCCCCATTGTGAGAGGCAAAGAATGATATATATGTGAACTGCTGTTTTTGCTTATGCAATGTAATGAAAGGCAGCCCAGGAAGCCATGGCAGTACTGGAAGCCATGGTTTTCCATAATAATTACCAATTCCCAGCTTGCTGTTTATTGAAGAGCAAAACTTTTAGCTTTGGAGAAGAAAGTAACATCATCCAGAGCTGTAGATTGGGAAATTGAAAAGTATTCTGTGGGAAGATAGGAATGAACCATTTCCACGGAATAagtattgttgccaagaaaaataTACAGACCATATTATTACCAGGAATTGCGGTCTACTTGAGAGTCTTTAGTCTTGTCCGTACAACTTAAACTTGAGTGAAAAATAAAAGTTGTAGCTATTTTTCATATCAAATTCTTCTGCTCATTTCTAAGGTAGGAATGACAGGGTTGGTACTAACATTctttttcctagaatatttcttGGGATAGGAGTTTTGAAACATTGGGATTGTTTTGAAAACCGCATCTGTATTTGTTTCTAGAACTGTAACCATATGAACCTTTTCcagtaaaaacaactaaaatgttTTAGACTAAAAGATATTACTATCATTGTAAAACCTTCTTGTGGACTTTGGACTGAAATCCATAAAAATGTCCTTGACGATAAATGGTTTAGTAATTTGGgtgctgcattttttttaatctggATTAGAACATTGTTAAAATACATGCTGAAATAATTtgctttattattaaaaattaggCTGAAAATACATGCATGGTTTATGTTGAAATCTTTCtgtccttccatttttctttccttttatatgattatttttctatttcatgtGGTTCTAAAGCAAAATGCTTAAAATTTTACTGCAGATAATGAACTTACAGCAATATTGTGAAGCAGTATTTAAACAGACATAATTTTAAAGCTGAATTAATTCCTTGACTATGCTACTTTGTCATTAAAATGTTATTTGCTAACAGTAACATACTACTAATAAAAAGTTAAAGGTTTCCCCTGTTCAGTCGTGGCCAAGCCTAAGGGGTTGTGGTCATTTCCATTTCTTAGCCTAGGGAAGCCAATGTTATCCAAAGACCTTTTCTGTGATCGTGTGACCAGCATGACATTATACTGAGGTGCACGGAATATTGTTACCTTCTTACTGaagtggaattattattattatcattattatttattagatttgtatgccacccctctccgaagactcggggcggctcacaacaacaatagaaacaatataacagtgaaacaaatctaacattaaaaataaaaacatatataaaaccccagcaattaaaaccatacaacacatacataccaaacatgaaacataaaagcctgggggaggtgtctcagttcccccatgcctggcgatacaggtgggtcttaagtaatttgcgaaagacaaggagggtgggggccgttctaatctccggggggagttgattccagagggccggggccaccacagagaaggatcttcccccggggcccgccaaacgacattgtttggtcgacgggacccagagaaggccaactctgtgggaccttatcggctgctgggattcgtgcggtagaaggcgattccggaggtattctggtccaatgccatgtagggctttaaaggtcattaccaacactttgaattgtgaatatatttatctacttgcatttgcatgcttttgaactaccagctgggcaggagctgaggcaAGGACGGGAGCTTATCTCATCATGCAGCATTCAGGTCTCAGATGCCAGCAGAGCTAGGAgcagaggaggacgaggaggttgAGGGAGAGCCTGAGACAGCTTTGGAGCCTTTGGAAGGCTCTGATAAGGAAACAGCAGCAGAGGCAGAGCCGGGGCCTTCCATCCTCCCCCAGGTGGAGAGGCAGTTGTCTTTCTCTGTTTCTGCCTCCTCAAAACCTCGGGCTTTCCGACGTAGTCGGTTCCAATTTGAGGAAAGCTGAGGGAACGCGCTGGAGTTGCCGGGCAGAAGCCATCTTAAGTGCGGCCCGCCGTTAGCCTGCGCCTGCCCCCTCAGCTCGACCGACTCTCTCACGCCTGACACAAAGGCAGGGAGAGCCTGAGGCAGCGTTGGAGCCTTTGGAAGGCTCTGATAAGGAAACAGCAGCAGAGGCAGAGTCGGGACCTTCCATCCACCCCCAGGTGGAGAAGCAGTTGTCTTTGGGGCCTGAGCTGATTGAGAGGGAGGAACAAATGGGGCCCATCCCAGATGCTTGTATAtgtagagaggaaaggagaggagagcaaAGGAAAGCAATAAGCCGGCTCAGGGAAAAGCAGACATAGCTACTAGCCAGCCCCTTCCTGTCTGGAAAATAAATAGGAGAGGTTTGAGAGTAGCCGGTTGTCAAACACAAATGTTcgtttttttaaagtatacagCTAGCAATTCGGATTCCCTGGCCAAAATCAGGTTTATTGGGAATaattatgagggtcacccagaaagtaatgcaccacattttttttcttcaacaattatttattgaacgcaatgaaacttacacacaagaaagaatgatgtttcttctacactccctatttgtccacataatctccatccccttcgatggccttcctccagcgagacacaagggcgtgtaggccctgtcggtaccattccttgttctggtcgcggagccatttctgcactgtgcactgtcttctaatggcctcaccccctgtgcccagcaactaactgAACTTCTgatgactgcagattctccataaattgtacacaaatgtttgtgaatgttcccaacaatttctttctctgcagtgagaaattaaatgatggcacactgcttgtaatgtacatcacttacaaacgccatttcgaaacactgctgcagctacgctgtctgtctgaagaaacacaaaagaacaggggtgtcaaacttgatttcattgagggctgcatcagggttgtgtttgaccttgggggccaGGGTGGGCATAGCCAAGATAGGCATCAATATCATGTCAGGGGTGCCGTCGGTGGCCCGAGCGCTCTGCAAGCAAAAATGGGCTACCAAGATCCGTTTTCTTCTGAGACagcctcttgcaaccctctgccaatgaaaatggagctcgggagggccgctatctatttcgagtggaggagtgaagggctcttctggtgaagtatctttggacattttcaagggtgttaatgtctgagatgcgatatgggttcgaaacagatgagctgcattcgaggatgggtctggcaaaagttttgtaagctctggtaagtagtgtgagattgccagagcagaaactacgtaggattaggtttacaactcttgaagttgCTGTTTCCAGATTTCCACCGCCAAAATTTAAGCATCCCACGAGTCGCATCCAGCCCCGGGCCTTGagattgacacccctggtttagaagaTGCTAATAATTACCGTAAATAAAATGATGTTTTTCTCATTAACACAAAGAAACATTTATACCTTTGATTTGGGAAAGTAAGGGGAGATCCTAATATCTGTTTGGCAGGGTTAACTAGCTGTTCAAAGTCAGATGCTTTTGATCAGATAAAATTGGTGTTTTTAAAGTGAAATCCTTTGAGAGAAACTGCAGTTCATTATTTAAGGCAGGCTGCATAACCAGCCAGtgttcaaatttcctgggaggcTGTATATAAGATTCAGAATAGTCAGGATACAGCAAGGATTCTATcatttttgatttaatttgtgttTCTTTGTAGCTAGCATCCAAGATAgagactttttatttttttaaatttttattgtaAGTGCTCATAATGTGCAATGCTTTCTGTCTTTTCCCCAACTCCCAACATCCTTCCCCAAACAGGATAAGAATAAGTGGTGAATTCTGCATCTTTTCAAAAACACCAGGTAAATCCAGATTTGTGTAGATCGTGCATTGGAACAGATGGATAATGGAGACTGGGGATATATAGTAAGTATTTCTTTTGTTCAATAACATACATTTttcagaacattaaaaaaatgctTATTATACAAAGTGGTGCTGTTTTCACAGATAGTTATCTTAATCCCAAAGCTACActtaaaaatttaaaagatgtCAGAGACCTACAGCAAAAGTTAATTTGCTCAGCTAATTAGAAGGAGAATTCAGAGaccatgtttatgtttattggaAAGGCCTTTTTATGCATTAGATGAACTCAGATTAATATGAGCTGGTTAATCTGAGAGCACTCAGACTCCACTcagtttatatataaaaaaatctagTCTCTCCCCTATGAGTGCTCTTCCTCAGTTTTGAATCCTCTCATCAGAGGCTTCGGAGTGCAGGCGTTTAGTACAGGATTTTTGTTGTTCCTAACTCTGGGTTGCCAAACATTTGAGAGCCAGTGTGTTATAGTGGTTAAGTCAGCAGGCTAGAAAGCCAGgagacatacaaacatagaagactgacagcagaaaaagacctcatggtccatctagtctgcccttatactatttcctgtattttatcttacgatggatatatgtttatcccaggcatgtttaaattcagttactgtggatttaccaaccatttctgctggaagtttgttccaaggatctactactctttcagtgaaataatagagaccatgagttcttatccatgaaagccagctggatgactttgagctagtcactgtgGGCATAACAATCACTCCCTGGGTGGTTGTTATgcaaaaaataggaggaggaaatgttcactgccttgagttatttgtaaaaataagacAGAGTATAAATAAGCAAATGAACCTCTAATTCACAAGAAGAATTGAAATGGTGTGTGTGAGCACATGCACATAtgtaaatataccatacataagaCAAGGAGAAGAATAATTGTGCTTAAATAGTGGAGGTGACAGAAATTAAACAATAATTAGCTGAAATGGAGGTTATTTAGAAAGAAGAAATTTCATGCAACCATTTTTTTCAGCAAGCCTGACCTTGTGATCCTATTTTCAGTTAATTTCTGCCTGCTAGAATGGCTCTTGATGGTGAAACCTCATTCAGTAAAAGCTTATATTGGAGAATTTCCCAGTATCCTTCTTGAATGTTTTAGTTAATTTAAGTGAACATCCATAGTTTCACAGCACTGTATTCCAAAAAATTCTGTGTACTTTGGATTCTGCCCTGTGTTCTTTCtggatgattttttttcaatgaagcaaTAACAAACTACTTTCCAGTTGTGTTTTAAGTAATCATTGCTACTTCAACTATTTCCTCCAATAAACAGGGAAATGTTGCAAGTTGTTTATCTTTTCTAAAGCCCATATGTCATATTGCCTTACATGCCAGAAGCAATTTACACCTTCTCTGATGCACATTTCAGAATCACTGTTTTTcactgtttttaaataaattatttcagtGAAGGCTTTTctgttatttagaatagaataacaatggaaaggaccttggatgtcttctagcttaggcaggaaaccctatactatttcagacaaatggttatttgaCTCTTCTGAAAACTCTATTCAAACCTGATACATTGGCCCTTCCACATTGCATTCTTTTAAACATATTATTCAATTGGGTTGTTATTGTCAATTATAAGGTATCCTTGAATTCAACCTTAAATTGTGATCTATTGGATTTGCTTAGCCTTTTAGAAATCTGAAAGAACTCAACTAGAAGGTTAAACCTGTCTCCTATTCCAGAATGTAAGAGATGGAATAATGGGTTAAAATTATAGAAAGGCAATTTCCAGGTAAATGTTTGAAAAATACTTCCTAACAATAACATTAGTTTGGTCGGATAAGAGGTTGGATATGCAGATGAATTATGGTGAGTtattgaatacaggtagtcctcaatttatgactacaattgagcacaaaatttacattgttaagtgagttccattttacaacttttccccacatttgctaagtgactcactgcagttcttaaattagtaacaccatTGTTActaatctggttttcccattgacttagTTTGTCAGAAGGGCACAATAGGGGATCATATGACCTCTAGGACGCTACAAGTGTTGCAAATGtgagccagttgtcaagcatccaaatgtaaatcatgtgaccatgggggatgctgcaatggtcataagcggGAAAAATggtcatacagtgttccctcgattttcgcgggttcgaacttcgcgaaaagtctataccacggtttttcaaaaatattaattaaaaaatactttgcaggttttttccctataccacggttttttccacccgatgacgtcatatgtcatcgccaaattttcatctgcctttaataaatatttttttaaataaactttaataaataaacatggtgaataataatctgaatggttgctaagggaatgggaaattgcagtttaggggtttaaagggttaagggaaggcttgtgatactgttcatagccaaaaatagtgtatttacttctgcatctctactttgtggaaattcaactttcgcgggcggtctcggaatgcatcccccgcgaaaagcgagggaacactgtaagtcacttttttcagtgccattgtaattttgaatggtcactaaatgaagtgttgtaaattgaggactgactacctgtatttaaaaCCCAGTAACGTGTGCTCTTATGAGCgtaaaagtgttctgaaacttacTTTTTCTTTACTAAGATGACGGAGCCAGTCACTCTGAATGTGGGTGGACACTTGTATACGACATCGCTTACCACTCTCTCAAGATACCCTGATTCAATGTTGGGGGCCATGTTCAGGGGCGATTTCCCAACTGCCAGAGACTCTCAGGGCAATTACTTCATTGACCGAGATGGGCCTCTTTTCCGGTACGTTCTCAACTTTCTACGAACCTCAGAGCTAACTCTACCTTTGGATTTTAAGGAATTCGATCTGCTTCGGAAAGAGGCAGATTTTTACCAGATCGAACCCTTAATACAGTGTCTGAATGATCCTAAACCTTTGTATCCTGTGGACACTTTTGAAGAGGTAGTAGAGTTGTCTAGTACGCGCAAGCTATCAAAGTACTCCAACCCAGTGGCAGTGATCATCACACAGCTAACCATCACAACCAAGGTCCACTCGTTGCTGGAAGGCATCTCCAACTATTTCACCAAGTGGAATAAGCATATGATGGACACCCGGGACTGCCAGGTTTCTTTCACATTTGGGCCCTGCGATTACCACCAAGAGGTCTCTCTCAGAGTCCACCTGATGGAGTACATCACAAAGCAAGGCTTCACCATCCGAAACACGAGGGTCCACCACATGAGTGAACGAGCCAATGAAAACACGGTCGAGCATAACTGGACTTTCTGCAGGCTGGCCCGGAAAACGGATGATtaattttctgttctttttcattttcaaGCAGATGATCCAGCATCCCCAGAACaatgtacagtcatacctcatcttacgaacctaattggttccagggagaggttcgtaagacgaaaagttcgtaagacgaaacattgtttcccataggaaacaatgtaaaatccattaatccgtgcaacgaaaaaaaccccccgtaaaaaaacgccgccgcccggctgtcaccttttgaaacagccggggggctccccagcgtcctcctgaactcgaacgccaaacccaaacttccgggttcggcctttgggaggcctccgagaagccccccagctgttttaaaaggtgacagccgggcggcggagcttCCCAGCGGCTtctcgaacgccgaacccggaagttcggcaaaagttcgggttcgggaggccgctgggaagccccgctgcccggctgtcaccttttaaaaaagccggggggcttctcaaaggcctcccgaacaccgaacctggaagtttgggtttggcgttcgggttcaggaggactctgggaagccccccggctgtttcaaacagcgacagccgggcggtggggcttctcggcggcggcgggttcgtaagaagaaacaagttcgtaagaagaggcaaacattttctgaaccccgggttcgtatctcgggttgttcgtaagacgaggggttcgtatcatgaggtaccactgtattaggaatgGGTCTTGGCTTTGTCTATAACAGTATTGGAGGCTTTCTGTTTATTATTTTGCTATGAATATTTATTATTGGTTTTTAAAGACTGCAGAGTGGGCCTGTGCTCGACTCTTCTGTCTTTTGTCTTGTGAGAAACGTATGCATGTGGTTACTCTAATATtatgactttaaaaaaagaaaggataaaCAAGAgggcatcctttaaaaaaaagaggcagaTGGTCACATTATAACATTCTTGTTTTGTTATGGTCGTTGGCCACAATATAGAATGATAAAAATCAGCCTCCGGGTTCAGACTGTGTTTACTCCGTCTCCTTATTATTACAACATCTGGGAACAAGAGTTAAAGAGTTAAGTAAGGAGTTAAAGCTGGAGAGATTCCTTCTGAGTTGTCCCCAGAAATGGCTAGGGGGCTTTTGGAGATGAAATACTACCATCATGTAATCTAACCTTGTTTTTCCTTAATCAGTGAGCAAACAGTATTATAGCAATTTAGTTACCAACAAACCTGCAGCATTTTGCAAGTTATTGCAACTGTTACTTTCTATGCATTATAAATCAAGCAACCAAATATACCTGCAGCTATGAAAGTACAATTAGAAGTATTTATATTGGATTCTGAATGCAAATCCATCCTGTGGTAGAAATCCTTATTTTTTAATGCCATGTGCAATATTATTTCCAAATGTAATGCTTTTCAACAAAACACTAATAAAACACAGTCTGGAAATTATATTTGCAAGATGTTTGTTCCTACCTATGTTCCTACTTGTTTGTTTTCTACCCTAGGATATGTAAGAATGGCAAAGGAAAGAACATTTAAAATAGGGACAGTACTTTAAATTATTGGCTGGGCTTTTCAAGGCATTTGTAAATGGAAAGTAGGCTGGACAATGCAAATGACGTTTTCTTAGAATAGGAACCAATATGCCGCACCTCCTGTTCTGCTCTCTGCCCCATCTGATAATTAAATGAGAAGTTGGCACTCTATACAAAGCCCTACTCTCTGATGTAGCGTTTGTTCCCTAGAGGGGCCTTTGGCCTCATGTAAGGCGTTCTTAGAAAATGAAGTCGGTTGGGGTGCAGGGAACAGAAACTGTTTGCAGAAACAACTTCATTATTTTGGTTCTGATAAATTGCATTTTTGCCTATGCCATTTAGAGCAATTGTTTCATGAATAAAGTATCTTTCCATGGCACTCTTTTGTTGACAATCTCCCCAACATGATCTCAAAATTCTAAGAACCCATTCAGATACAGAAAGGATATTCTTTCCCGTATAGAATCTGAATATTTGGTCCATTTGGCCCAAGaactctttaaaatttccagtggtTTACTTTTGCTTATGAACCCTGGATTATATTTCAGTGTGAAGCTCGagttcattgagggctgcatcatggTTGTGTTTGATGTTGGGGGGCCGGGGTGGGTGTAGCCAGGGTGAGTGTGTCCAGCTCGATATCACTCAGGTCAGGGGTATCTGTCCGAactctctgccaatgaaaatgggctcctgtctttttaatcataataattggatttttagCTATGTTCTTCTGATACATTGTGAGCCgcaccaagtcctcggagagcggtggcatacaaatccaattaattaaattaaattgttgacTGCAATggccttctgcaaccctctgccagcaaaaatgaagctcgggAGGGCTGCATGCAgagagctccgtttttgctggcagaaccaCTGCGGACCAGTCTTTCgctatttccagggtggccctgtggGGCAGATCTAAGCACTTCATAGGCCGGATCCAGTCCCTGGggcttcagtttgacacccccacTTTATAACTAACCTTGATGTATATTTAAACACCTTGGTAATTTCCCCCCCAGTTTATTGTCAGAAAGCAAAAATTATGGAAACTGGAATCTTTCTTGTCTTCATGGCCATATAGAAAAGATGGATGAATAAACTCAAGGTTTTCTATGAGTTTGTCATGATTTATATATAATGTTGAATCATAGTTTAATAAGTCCAAATGTAGCAAGTATGCCTGGATGCATCTACTTATCATATGGATTTGATTTCATGGTCATGTTGTTTGCAATTTGGAACAGAAAAAGGCTACTGCTGGCCTCCATCCTTAAGGAATTAATCCATGTAGCTGTTAGTCCAAGCCTTTCTTATATATTTCCAAAGCTTTTACTAACTTGCCTAAATGTTCCTGGCTTGTATACATAATTTTGATTCTTGGAACAATATTTTGACAACTATATAAAACAGTACAGAAATTGCTTTGAAATACA
This genomic interval carries:
- the KCTD6 gene encoding BTB/POZ domain-containing protein KCTD6, which translates into the protein MDNGDWGYIMTEPVTLNVGGHLYTTSLTTLSRYPDSMLGAMFRGDFPTARDSQGNYFIDRDGPLFRYVLNFLRTSELTLPLDFKEFDLLRKEADFYQIEPLIQCLNDPKPLYPVDTFEEVVELSSTRKLSKYSNPVAVIITQLTITTKVHSLLEGISNYFTKWNKHMMDTRDCQVSFTFGPCDYHQEVSLRVHLMEYITKQGFTIRNTRVHHMSERANENTVEHNWTFCRLARKTDD